ATTAGATTAGAGAAAAGCAAATAACTCAGTTGATATAGATTAGAAGAAATCTATatttaaagaaaagagaattagAAGAAACCAGAGAAGAAAGTAGAAGCATTAGAGGTAATTATCAGAACTAGAAAATAAGAACAAAGAAGTATGAGGAAAGATTTCACCTGTTAAAAGCATatcagaagaaggaagaaattagGTTTGGGATATCAATCCTGTATGAGGGCTCTACAATGTCAAAACTCTTAACAAAACCAATTCTTTAATCAAAACATGTCCAATTGGgtgtatacatatataaagaccttTCAAAATTCCTAAACTGACTCATACAGTactcctaatcactctcttATACTGACTTACAGTAAATATACTCAATATAGAACTCTTGAAGCTATTATCTCAAACAGTTAGGTACTAATCCTATGTACTATCACCCCctactttatgggcttataaattggGCCTGTTACAatgaaacacaagaaagcaAATGGCCAAACTTATATTATAACTACCCAAAACTCAATTTTAGTCCGTTGGACGGCCACTTGCCTCTTATGGGCCTCCCAAGCTTGCGCCTAGGTGTCCATATTGGATGATATTGATCCAACCAGTCCAATGCAATTGCATCAAGGATATTTGAGAGATTTATTTAGTATTACGATTTATTATCTAATTATGGCTTAAATTGATTTGTAGCCCTACTATATAAAGTTGCAAACACGAGAAATATGCCAGGCCTGGTTGTGCTTTGGGCTTGGACTGTGCTCCATCTGCCCAATCCTAGTTTGTTGGGCTGTGCATAGCTAAGTGTTCTGAAGCTGTTTGAAATCAGTTACGTTCTAACTCACTCTGTTTCGCTCACTTTAGACAGTAAAAAACATAACTTTTAGGCGTTGCTTAGGTGTCTAGGCTCTTTCTTGGATCCAAGAAGACAACACaccttgttgacacttcacaAGTTTATATTGATACATGTTTATTGTCTTGTTTTTTGAATGGATATGCTCCTatgccttttattttattttatgttggctttctcatattaggtcattactaacataattatatcatattgcattgaaaTGCCTTCTATGCTGCTGCATagaagcataattatataaaattatcattgctatattacatagtCATATACTGCATGCCTGGGCAGGTCCTTTGTCACCTAGGtgcccctccaatgccttgggttgcctagttGTTGTTACAATGTTCATCTGAAAGGGGTACATGATCTTCAGAATTACATTTTGTTGGTTGTCACTATAAAACTGTTGTTGACAAATAATGGATGTAGACTTATCCTCAAGTGTTCCTTGGGAGGATTCCCACCATGCTGACTTGGTGCAAATCCATAATGATTTGAAATGAAATTTGGGCTAATCTAGCAAATGGTTAGGCATTATTTCTCCCTGGGTAGTGTTGgggtttcttttcctttctctctgaTGATTAGCAATGTCCAATTTCTTAATAAGGTGATTATTAATTGATTTCTTTTGGAGTCCTATAttcaattctttcaattaatGTGCTTGATGATCCCTTGGGTTACTTTGCTCTTTTTTGCAGGTATTCAAGGGAAGATGAGGGATTACCAGTTGGCTGGATTGAACTGGCTGATAAGGCTTTATGAAAATGGCATTAATGGAATTCTTGCGGATGAAATGGTATGCTGAAATGCTGGAGCTTTTTAGTTTTGGTTCTTTGATGATTCTTTTTGGTCATGCTCATCTTTGGCAGTTGTTCTTTCCTGTTATGTGCATCTTTGGCAGTAGGGCTAAATCTTTGGATTTCTTTCTGGTCATGCCCATTACTTCCTGGTTATTCTCATCTTTGGCAGTGGGTAAAACTTTGAGAGTCCTTTCAGAATGGATATTTGCTCTCAAAGTTTCCCCAACTTGCCAATCTTCAATTCATGTGTATATCGTTGAGATAACCTTCCTGATTTGATATTGTGGATCACTTTCACTCCTTAATCATTCCATATTGATGAGTGCTTGGTGTAATTTTTGTTCAGGGTCTTGGCAAAACACTGCAAACTATCTCATTGCTGGGTTATTTGCACGAGTTCCGAGGAATAACTGGTCCTCATATGGTTGTTGCCCCAAAATCTACCCTTGGCAATTGGATGAAGGAGATTCGACGTTTTTGTCCAGTTCTGCGTGCTGTGAAATTTCTTGGAAATCCAGATGAAAGGGTAATTAGGCTTGGCTTTATGAATTATTCTTCCATGATTTACTCTATGCACCACATGGTTAattattacttttattttatactTTTGCAGAGGCACATACGGGAGAAACTACTCGTTGCTGGGCATTTTGATGTCTGTGTGACCAGTTTTGAAatggcaatcaaagaaaagacaaCATTACGCCGTTTTAGCTGGCGGTATGTTATTATTGATGAGGCTCATCGAATCAAGAATGAGAACTCACTTCTTTCAAAAACAATGAGGCTCTACAACACTAATTACCGACTGCTTATTACAGGGACTCCTCTTCAGGTAGTTATGTGCTATTATGCATGCAAGCTCTTGcaatttattgtttttttttggttgcttcTTTATATGATTTAAAGGATCCGTTACTTTTGAATTCCTTCAGCATTTGAACTGAAAATGAGGAACCTATGATTTCAGTTACTACTATGTCTGACTTATCATGTTTTTTTAGGTTAACTGGAAAAACAGTTTGCTAAATTTATTGTTGTATGAACTCATTGGCCTTAATCAAGATCATTTAGTAACCGGGCTAACATAGAGCAACAGGATTGAGCCGTCAGAGTTTCTCTTTTAGATGCTATTGTTACTGATTACTCAATATTTGGAATATGAAAAAATTGTGTAGTTGATCTCTGAGTTCGTTTGGATATTTCCTTCTTGTTGCAACTATTGTGATTTGAATAGTGCCACTCTCTTAACTCCAACCCTGGCTGGGTTTATGCTTTCCAAACTATGAAAGGGCCAAAGGTACTGTGAGATGTTAGCACCTACTTTTGCATGTTTAAGATCCAATTTTTCATGGCAGTGTGGAGCTttactgctttttttttttctttccttaaatattgtgtgggggtgggggagttCTTTTTCACAACCTGTTCTGATGAGCTTATCAGGGTGTTCCACCAACTTTTATCCATGTGGTTGGCTAGTCCTAGTTTTGGTCAACAAACTGTTGGATTAGTTGTACACCTTTTAGATtaaccatgtgtcaaatttcagactcattcaatcaaataccctcccaCGTATGTCCATGcctcatatttttcaaaaatccttgTATGTGCATGCACCCTCCCTAGTCCCTCAATTTTCAAAGCGGCATTTTGCCACCTGGTGAATCTTGTTTGCACCGAAACTCAACATATATGCAGGGACATTGGGGTCTATCTGTCCACAGAACTGGAGCTCCATCTGTTCTGCCACAGGATGGATATTTTGGGCTATCCTGAAGATTGTTAAGATAGTCATCCTGGATAACttggatctttttttttataaaaaaattaatatgtatttcttgtatacttttatatattttaactCTAATGGAGATTCATTTGTCTCGATTGTTTGCATCCTTTCTAGATCCTTGGAGAGGTCAAGATGGTTTGCTTGTCTCTTGCAAAAGTTTCTGTAAAGTGGATTTAATATTCTTGCAATCTGTTTTATATGCAGAACAATCTCCATGAGCTTTGGTCTCTTCTTAACTTTTTACTCCCTGAGATATTTAGCTCTGCTGAAACCTTCGACGAATGGTTTCAAATATCTGGTGAAAATGACCAGCAGGAGGTGGTACAACAGCTTCACAAGGTATAAGTTTCAGTCTTGTCTTTGAGCACTATTTTAGTTTATCTAATTTGATGGAACAACACAAGTATATGATGTATGTTTCTGCATTTTGAAGGTCCTTCGCCCTTTCTTGCTAAGAAGGTTGAAGTCTGATGTTGAGAAAGGTTTGCCTCCTAAAAAGGAAACCATACTTAAAGTAGGGATGTCCCAGATGCAGAAGCAGTATTATCGGGCTTTATTGCAGAAAGATCTAGAGGTTGTTAATGCTGGAGGAGAGCGTAAACGTCTTCTGAATATAGCAATGCAGCTGCGTAAATGTTGTAACCATCCATACCTTTTTCAAGGTGCTGAACCTGGCCCTCCTTATAGTACAGGAGATCATCTAATCACAAATGCAGGTAGGCTCTTTCTTTTCTGAAGCTCTGTTTGAGTTCATTGGTGTTTATTGGTTGATTTATTGTAAAATAGTATCTTTCCTGATTTGCACAGGTAAAATGGTTCTCCTTGATAAATTGCTCCCAAAGCTAAAAGAGCGTGACTCTCGCGTTCTGATATTCTCTCAGGTTAATGTCATGGCCTATTATGCTTAGATAATTATGAATCTTGGATTATTTAACTGTGTTCTGCATCACTCCTTGAATTCCTTCACTGTGGTGattatattttctttgttattttaattttcttattgagTGATTTCATCTTTTCTTATTCCTGCTCTTATCTGTAGATGACTAGACTGCTGGACATTCTGGAAGACTACTTAATGTTTCGTGGATATCTGTACTGTCGAATTGATGGGAATACTGGTGGAGAAGACCGTGATGCTTCTATTGATGCCTTTAACCAGCCTGGAAGTGAAAAGTTCATCTTCTTACTATCAACCAGAGCAGGAGGCCTTGGTATTAATCTTGCCACGGCAGATGTTGTCATTCTTTATGATAGTGATTGGTAAGTTCATCCCTTTTGTTCTTTTGGGTGTTGCTATGGCAATTTAATCAGttcaaattctgaaaattttgtCACTGCAATGCAGGAACCCGCAGGTGGATTTGCAAGCACAGGACCGTGCTCATAGGATTGGTCAAAAGAAAGAAGTTCAAGTGTTCCGGTTTTGTACAGAGGTTCAGTTTTTACGCCATTTTTCTTGAGTTGTATTATTATGcttatttaataatattatttacTTCTTTACCTAACAAAAATTATCATTTATTTCGTGCTGATTCAGTACACGATAGAGGAGAAAGTGATTGAAAGGGCATATAAGAAGCTTGCACTTGATGCCTTAGTAATTCAACAAGGACGGTTAGCAGAACAGAAAAGTAAAGGATATCTATTTTAGATGTTTCCTTGCTGTTTTAGTTTTAGTGTAACTTGATCTTAAAACTCGCCAGAAACCTCTGTTGACACTTCTATTTTAACCTGTGATGCAGCTGTTAATAAAGATGAACTATTGCAAATGGTGAGGTTTGGTGCTGAAATGGTTTTCAGTTCCAAAGACAGTACAATCACAGATGAGGATATTGACAGAATCATAGcgaaaggagaagaagcaacaaGAGAACTTGAtgccaaaatgaagaaatttaCTGAAGATGCTATCAAATTTAAGATGGATGATAGTATGTCTTATGATTCACTTGAGCACTTatacccatcttcttcctcacctCCCTCCCAAATCCTCAGAGCCGcccctccccccacccacccacccaaccaaaagaataaataaaaggaaaggaaaaagataTCAGcttctaatttttattatttgtttggtTCTGTGCAGCTGCTGAACTgtatgattttgatgatgaaaAGGTACAAATATCTCTTTTTATATGCCCTTGCCTTTTGTAGCCTATATTAAAGACGCTAATAATGCTAGGAAATGTTTCCCCTACTACACTGTACAGTGCTATTAAtattcaattttgttttaatgAAGGATGAGAACAAGCTCGATTTCAAGAAACTTGTCAGTGAAAACTGGATTGAGCCTCCAAAGAGGGAGCGGAAGCGCAAGTAAGGATATTTTTTGTATTGCACCTTCTCCATATTATGCTCTTTATGGTCCCTCAGTCCCCCCCCCCTGGCTCTTCTTTTTTGGCTCCTGTGATTCTGTCTATATCTGATTCCTGTATGTCCTTTCTTTAGCTACTCTGAATCTGAGTACTTCAAGCAAGCAATGCGCCAAGGAGGGCCAGCAAAACCGAGAGAACCACGCATTCCTCGCATGCCTCAACTGTATGTACCTGTTGATTTCTTGATGCTGGATGCTTGTACATTTTAGtttttctccttcaaatttttttttattaaattggTAATCTGGTACTCTCAATGCATTTATCACTAGTAGGATGCATCGAAGATCGTAGTTGGTATGGTAGTCATCTGAACTGTATTCTGTTTCATTTTCAGGCATGATTTCCAGTTCTTTAATACACAGAGACTAAATGAACTTTATGAAAAAGAAGTGCGCTACCTGATGGTGGGTTTAAtgtgtttttttcccttttattcttTTCCTGGCTTTGGAATTTGCCCACTGTGGTGTGGGTTTGAACTAATCTACTCTGTTCAAATGTTTTTCAGCAAGCAAATCAGAAAAATCAGTTGAAAGACACAATTGGAGAGGGGGATGAACCTGAAGGTTTTTATCTTTTACAGACACGTTTGTGTTTTTTCAGTGGTACACTTTACTTTCTAACTCTACATACTAATAATTGTTTTCCATATTTTTAAGACATAGGGGAGCCCTTGACAGCAGAAGAACGAGAAGAGAGAGAGCAGTTGTTAGAAGAGGTGTGTAGGTTATTGATTGTTAATATGGGTTCCTAATAGTCTTCTGTGCTGCATATTAAAAGAATAAGCTGTTTCTCTTGTCGGGCCTGATTATGGGTGAATTATAGGGCTTTTCATCATGGACTAGGAGAGACTTCAACACATTCATCCGTGCTTGCGAAAAATATGGTCGTAACGACATAAAAAGTATTGCTTCTGAAATGGAGGGCAAAACAGAAGAGGAAGTTGAACGGTATGCCAAGGTCttcaaagaaagatacaagGAGTTAAATGGTAATTAAATACTTCAATTTCATTCTTTGATTAATAAGTGTATTGAGTTGGCATTATAATATATTGAGGGTTATATTTTCAAACATTGAACCGAGCTTAATAGGTGAACAGAGCATTACTTGTGTGCTTAATGGTTATGTATTTTGTGTCCAGATTATGATCGTATCATCAAGAATATTGAAAGGGGGGAAGCCAGAATCTCTCGGAAGGATGAGATCATGAAAGCAATTGGGAAGAAGTTGGATCGCTACAAGAATCCATGGTTGGAACTGAAAATTCAATATGGCCAGAACAAAGGGAAGCTGTACAATGAAGAATGTGATCGCTTCATGGTATGGTTCCTAAATTTCTTGAGAGCATGCTTTTAATGGATGGTACTTGTTTATCTGTCTGATATGTATGCCACTCTATACAGCTATGTATGGTTCACAAGCTTGGATATGGGAATTGGGATGAGCTCAAGGCAGCTTTTCGCACATCGCCATTGTTTCGCTTTGATTGGTTTGTAAAATCGCGCACCACTCAAGAACTTGCAAGACGCTGTGATACCCTCATTCGTTTGgtagagagagaaaatcaagaatttgatgagagggagagacaAGCAAGGAAAGATAAGAAGCTTGCGAAGGTTGGTTTCCCATCCCCTGTAAAACTTCATTTCATAgatgtttctttatttcttttatgcttGATAATAAACAAATGTCTTTACAGAATATGACACCTTCAAAGCGTGCAATGGCTAGATTGCCTTCTGAGAGCCCTACTTCAACtttgaagaaaaggaaacagACAGTGATGGATGACTACCTTAGCTCTGTGAGTACCAGACTGAATTCTTAGTTTTATTTGGAGTATTCAACTTAAAAATCAGAGTTGTTTTTTTACCTGCTAGTTACCGAGTCTGATTGCGGAATTATTTGTACAGGGGAGGCGGAGGAAATGAAATTTTGTCATAGTATGAATGCCTATCCACTGTCCACTATCCAGTAACTAAACTGCAGGATTACTGTGTAGGCTTTTACCCTTAAAGTCTTTATGGTTCACTTTCATGAATTGACCCGTCTTGGATTCTTGGGGTAATTTTTTTGTAGAATCTTGGTTATCTTGGGCCATCCTCTGGGTGGAAggggttggggagggggggggggttattaGAAGTTTCTTTCTAGTTTACCAAACGAGCggtacacattttttttaatgtattgcAAGAGACTAGTAAGAATTTTCTGCCCAACCCTCTATTTTGCTGCACTGGAGTGAGCTGTACCAAGTAACTATTGAAGAATGCCATTGGGATTTGATTCTGAAGGTTTCAATATTGTATGATATGGTGTTTTAACATGATAATTACAGAGCTATGCTTGTTTCAAACTTTTTAGTGATTCTATGATAGAATGATATCCAAAACTGTAGGCTAATGCCCCGTGGATATTGTTTTTGATAGTTGCACTGGTATTTATAAGAGGGAAGACGAATTTGTGCTCAAGGGGCAAGATCTGTAGCAGCCCTAAACTAGGCCTTGTCCAATTTCAAACAAATTGCAGATACCCATGTGATGAATTTGTGCAGAAGGATACAGTACATTAATGATGGTATGATATTGCTGGAATAAGATTGATAGACTGAAGGCAAGAGTGGGGAGATGGTTGGAAAGTGAAGGAGACAATCGTAGACTAATTTCAAAGTTTGTATAAATCAAAAGATGTGCACCAACTAGATTATTCTCTATGGATTCTTACCCCAAAAGTTACAATAGAGATGAATAGAGGTATGTTTACCAATCATAGAAGAAGTGGTTAAAATGGCAACATTCAGCATGAAGCccctaaggttgtgtttggttcaGTAATTCTATAGATTCATGTATTGATTTTGGCAGTAATTCCATAGACTTTATATGAACATGTAATTCTGACGGATTAACAGTTTGTTTATCCTAATTGTATGACCTGATTCTTCCTGATAATTGTTTAGTTATCCTGAGTCTGGCAGTTGGATTTTTACTATTTAAACTTTGTTTTGTATGTATGCTTTGTAGGGTCTTAATGTGTGGATTCGCTACTCATCCTTTCGTTGGCCTCCAACTTGATAATCATGTATCGCTATCGACGATTAATCTAGATTATATTTCCTACATAGAGATGCATAAATCTTGCAAAGTTGTTTACCCATGATCATTTTAATTTATACATGGATAACCAGCTGAGAGGGACATTACAAACAGATTACATGACAATAGCATGCCAAGGGGAATCAAGCAGCAACATATGTTTTACAAAGATGTGATTCATCTTCTGTTGTAACTCCTATATGGTGTTGCTCCATTTTCTAAGATGCAATTTTTTCAACTAAACCAAAGGGAATGGTTCTAGTTTGCTTATTGCTAAATGAGCAAGGGTTTACAGGGATGGATAACTATTAATTATATGTTTCCATCTTCAGTCATTGTCGGTGAGGCCTTAGCAATCAAATTTTGTATGAAATAGGCTTCTTAGGTTTCTGGAATTCATTGGGTTCAACTGCACTCAGATTCCCAAAGCTCTCATACGTTGTTATCTTGTTAATGATATGATACAGCCATGGACAGAGGTTTCAGTTGTCCTCAACAACATCAGACATCtggagaaaagctttcaggttTGTGATTTTCTCTATGTATATAGAGTTGAGAATTCCCATATCATTGGATTGCCAAGTGGCCAATTTCTCTCATAGGTTTGGATTTTGGGATTCCTCCTTTCCGAAAGACCTAACTCTCTTTACAAAACTTTTTTCTGCTTTAAACAGGATAAAAAAACCATTCCACCCATGAGCGGGTTtaccaagaaagagaaaaaaaaaaaaaaagagagagagaaaggataTTAATGCTTTTTAGATTTCTATCATTTACAAATTagtttacaagaaaaaaaaacctatgctctctctctctctttgaaaacTGACTTCCACCCCAGAGAAGCATAAGAGTGACACTCAACATGAATGAAGTGAAACAACGGGGTTTAGAAATTGTACCATGAATGAAAGGAATACCCAAATAGATGTCGAATATATGAAACATAAGGTGCTTGGTTCTCGAATGACACATTGGAACTAAAATGTGCTCTAGATTGGTCACATGGAGAACTTCGGCCAGAAAGGGAGCAGAATTTTGATATTATATCTACAAAGGCAAAAGATTCCTTGATATCAGAAAGAGAATCAGATCATCTACAAAGACCATATGCACGATAGGCTACGTATTCCTAGATATCTTAAGCCCTTTGATGGAGTAGTTATGCAGTGCAGTAAGAGAGACGAGATGACAGAACTTCGGAGTATACAAAGATAAGAGGAGAGAGGATATCCCTGACGAATACCATATGGAGagtaccaaaaaaacaaagagtggaGAGCCGTTTTAAGAAAATAACAAATTGGAGAGATTCCACTCAGAACATGACTAGATATACCCAGTGATGAGAAAAAGCAAAAATGAGTGGTCCGAAGAAAAAACCCATTCTAACATATGCCCTCTCTATCCTCCTGAACATTGTGACCCTTTTCTTCTGACAATACCATCCCACACACTGCCATTGGTCCACAGTGGAAGATTCTTCCTAGAACAGCAGCATGGGGAACCCTCCCCCTTTTAGTTTCCCAAATAAATCTGCCGGAGGGAAACTGCAATTACTTACAAGGGGAAGTGTTTTCTGTGGGAGACTGCACGGAAGAATCATAGGGTCgacatttccacctttcatgggggatGGGACGGTCATTTAGCCTCCCTCTATGTTTATGTCTGCTTGCAGGCATAGATTCCCCCCacaagagttctttttcccttgcaACAAGTAACCACTGGCTCATGCTGTGCCATTGTAGGTACAGGATATTTCAATTTGACATGCTAATGAAACCTTTTGTATAAACCTATAAAATGACTCTGACGTCCAGAAAAATGagaaacccaaaacaaaacccATAACCCCCTCTACCCTTTACAGAATAACTGCGCAAATTTAATACATACTCTTTCAAGCTTCCTTTTGTACCCTGAGCCTTGAGAAGTCCATACATTTGCAAAGTCCAACAAAGTTGCACATCTCAAAATCCTATGCTGCACATGCCCACAAAAATTTACTTTCCCTCTTCCAGATTGTCTTTTAATCACAGGCCAACTCACTTTGAAATCTGATGGCTACATAGGGAGAGCTGCAACAATCAAGTTGGACAAGCATACCCTTATTCCATGGGAAAGATGGAAGCCCTGATAGAAGATATGGTGGCTTGTAAGCACTTCTTTTCCCTGTTCTTTCTTCAGAATGATTCACCAAAGCAACCTGTAGGCTTGAGATTACCTCATGGTTGCTCATTTGTACCATTAAAGCT
The sequence above is a segment of the Telopea speciosissima isolate NSW1024214 ecotype Mountain lineage chromosome 7, Tspe_v1, whole genome shotgun sequence genome. Coding sequences within it:
- the LOC122667640 gene encoding ISWI chromatin-remodeling complex ATPase CHR11 isoform X1 — protein: MAKISNSEVSSDEDPSNGSIYSEEDQKNEDLNDEEDEEELEAVARTTVSDEEEAGEENLQSTDDDAVRDDKSDDEEEEEDEEEAGNLGNAEIGKRERARLKEMQRLKKHKIQEILDAQNASIDADMNNKGKGRLKYLLQQTEIFAHFAKGQSTPQKKPKGRGRHASKVTEEEEDEECLKEEEDHLSGAGSTRLVTQPSCIQGKMRDYQLAGLNWLIRLYENGINGILADEMGLGKTLQTISLLGYLHEFRGITGPHMVVAPKSTLGNWMKEIRRFCPVLRAVKFLGNPDERRHIREKLLVAGHFDVCVTSFEMAIKEKTTLRRFSWRYVIIDEAHRIKNENSLLSKTMRLYNTNYRLLITGTPLQNNLHELWSLLNFLLPEIFSSAETFDEWFQISGENDQQEVVQQLHKVLRPFLLRRLKSDVEKGLPPKKETILKVGMSQMQKQYYRALLQKDLEVVNAGGERKRLLNIAMQLRKCCNHPYLFQGAEPGPPYSTGDHLITNAGKMVLLDKLLPKLKERDSRVLIFSQMTRLLDILEDYLMFRGYLYCRIDGNTGGEDRDASIDAFNQPGSEKFIFLLSTRAGGLGINLATADVVILYDSDWNPQVDLQAQDRAHRIGQKKEVQVFRFCTEYTIEEKVIERAYKKLALDALVIQQGRLAEQKTVNKDELLQMVRFGAEMVFSSKDSTITDEDIDRIIAKGEEATRELDAKMKKFTEDAIKFKMDDTAELYDFDDEKDENKLDFKKLVSENWIEPPKRERKRNYSESEYFKQAMRQGGPAKPREPRIPRMPQLHDFQFFNTQRLNELYEKEVRYLMQANQKNQLKDTIGEGDEPEDIGEPLTAEEREEREQLLEEGFSSWTRRDFNTFIRACEKYGRNDIKSIASEMEGKTEEEVERYAKVFKERYKELNDYDRIIKNIERGEARISRKDEIMKAIGKKLDRYKNPWLELKIQYGQNKGKLYNEECDRFMLCMVHKLGYGNWDELKAAFRTSPLFRFDWFVKSRTTQELARRCDTLIRLVERENQEFDERERQARKDKKLAKNMTPSKRAMARLPSESPTSTLKKRKQTVMDDYLSSGRRRK
- the LOC122667640 gene encoding ISWI chromatin-remodeling complex ATPase CHR11 isoform X2, whose translation is MAKISNSEVSSDEDPSNGSIYSEEDQKNEDLNDEEDEEELEAVARTTVSDEEEAGEENLQSTDDDAVRDDKSDDEEEEEDEAGNLGNAEIGKRERARLKEMQRLKKHKIQEILDAQNASIDADMNNKGKGRLKYLLQQTEIFAHFAKGQSTPQKKPKGRGRHASKVTEEEEDEECLKEEEDHLSGAGSTRLVTQPSCIQGKMRDYQLAGLNWLIRLYENGINGILADEMGLGKTLQTISLLGYLHEFRGITGPHMVVAPKSTLGNWMKEIRRFCPVLRAVKFLGNPDERRHIREKLLVAGHFDVCVTSFEMAIKEKTTLRRFSWRYVIIDEAHRIKNENSLLSKTMRLYNTNYRLLITGTPLQNNLHELWSLLNFLLPEIFSSAETFDEWFQISGENDQQEVVQQLHKVLRPFLLRRLKSDVEKGLPPKKETILKVGMSQMQKQYYRALLQKDLEVVNAGGERKRLLNIAMQLRKCCNHPYLFQGAEPGPPYSTGDHLITNAGKMVLLDKLLPKLKERDSRVLIFSQMTRLLDILEDYLMFRGYLYCRIDGNTGGEDRDASIDAFNQPGSEKFIFLLSTRAGGLGINLATADVVILYDSDWNPQVDLQAQDRAHRIGQKKEVQVFRFCTEYTIEEKVIERAYKKLALDALVIQQGRLAEQKTVNKDELLQMVRFGAEMVFSSKDSTITDEDIDRIIAKGEEATRELDAKMKKFTEDAIKFKMDDTAELYDFDDEKDENKLDFKKLVSENWIEPPKRERKRNYSESEYFKQAMRQGGPAKPREPRIPRMPQLHDFQFFNTQRLNELYEKEVRYLMQANQKNQLKDTIGEGDEPEDIGEPLTAEEREEREQLLEEGFSSWTRRDFNTFIRACEKYGRNDIKSIASEMEGKTEEEVERYAKVFKERYKELNDYDRIIKNIERGEARISRKDEIMKAIGKKLDRYKNPWLELKIQYGQNKGKLYNEECDRFMLCMVHKLGYGNWDELKAAFRTSPLFRFDWFVKSRTTQELARRCDTLIRLVERENQEFDERERQARKDKKLAKNMTPSKRAMARLPSESPTSTLKKRKQTVMDDYLSSGRRRK